The following coding sequences are from one Mesorhizobium onobrychidis window:
- a CDS encoding TerC family protein, which produces MQLIEFLAPHLAFVSDPTAWVALLTLIVLEVVLGIDNLIFISILTNKLPEAQRARARRLGISAALIMRLVLLATISIIVQLTTPVFTAFGHGFSWRDLILIAGGLFLVWKATKEIHHTVDLEDHQDTMMGETLQLSLAGAIFQILLLDLVFSIDSIITAVGMTDEIAIMYIAVIVAVTVMMLAAGPLANFIAKNPSIVMLALSFLLMIGMTLIADGMGFHVPKGYIYAAMGFSALVEGLNMLARRRRKAKAGGH; this is translated from the coding sequence TTGGCCTTTGTCTCCGATCCGACCGCATGGGTAGCGTTGCTGACGCTGATTGTGCTGGAGGTCGTGCTCGGCATCGACAATCTGATCTTCATCTCGATCTTGACCAACAAATTGCCGGAGGCACAAAGGGCCCGCGCCCGGCGGCTCGGCATTTCTGCCGCGCTGATCATGCGGCTGGTCCTGCTTGCCACCATCTCGATCATCGTCCAGTTGACGACGCCGGTGTTCACCGCTTTCGGCCATGGCTTTTCCTGGCGCGATCTGATCCTGATCGCCGGCGGCCTGTTCCTCGTCTGGAAAGCGACCAAGGAGATCCACCACACGGTCGACCTCGAGGATCACCAGGACACAATGATGGGCGAGACGCTGCAGCTTTCGCTCGCCGGCGCGATTTTCCAGATCCTGCTGCTCGACCTCGTCTTCTCGATCGATTCGATCATCACCGCGGTCGGCATGACCGACGAGATCGCCATCATGTATATCGCCGTCATCGTAGCAGTCACCGTGATGATGCTAGCGGCCGGACCGCTCGCCAACTTCATCGCCAAGAACCCGAGCATCGTCATGCTGGCGCTGAGTTTCCTGCTGATGATCGGCATGACGCTGATCGCCGACGGCATGGGCTTCCATGTGCCGAAGGGCTACATCTACGCCGCTATGGGGTTCTCTGCGCTGGTCGAGGGCCTCAACATGCTGGCGCGGCGTCGGAGAAAGGCAAAGGCCGGCGGGCACTGA
- a CDS encoding SRPBCC family protein, which yields METREKPVAEAGMLIRRPVAEVFEAIVDPAITPKFWFTYGSDRLDSGKEVRWEWRMYGVSTPVTVSEIVRNEKIVMQWSDPPTTVAWTFTEMPGGTTFVEVRNFGFAGSPNEQVKQAIGSTDGFTLVLAGAKAWLEQGLTLGLIGDRHPKGVPAS from the coding sequence ATGGAAACCCGTGAGAAACCGGTCGCCGAAGCCGGCATGCTGATCCGGCGGCCGGTCGCAGAAGTGTTCGAAGCCATCGTCGATCCGGCGATCACGCCGAAATTCTGGTTCACTTATGGCAGCGACAGGCTGGACAGCGGCAAGGAGGTTCGCTGGGAGTGGCGCATGTATGGCGTCTCGACGCCGGTCACGGTCAGCGAGATCGTCAGGAACGAAAAGATCGTCATGCAATGGAGCGATCCGCCGACCACGGTGGCCTGGACTTTTACCGAGATGCCGGGCGGCACGACCTTTGTCGAGGTTCGCAATTTCGGTTTTGCCGGCAGCCCCAATGAACAGGTCAAGCAGGCGATCGGCTCGACTGATGGCTTCACGCTCGTGCTCGCCGGCGCCAAAGCGTGGCTGGAGCAAGGCCTGACGCTTGGCCTGATCGGCGACCGTCATCCGAAAGGTGTGCCGGCAAGTTAA